Proteins co-encoded in one Pantoea phytobeneficialis genomic window:
- a CDS encoding c-type cytochrome: MMRLSLRASLLMAPLAGLFFCSASFAAGAPQDLIRQGEYLSKASDCEVCHTAPGGTTFAGGLAFKTPFGVIYSSNITPDKSTGIGRWTEQQFSNVLKHGIRADGKNLYPAMPYTSYSKLTDADIHAMYAYFMAIQGVNHNPPENEMGFPYNQRLALKGWNLINFHYKPFEDDPQQSAEWNRGKYVATALGHCEECHTPRNLAMGLSNKAYAGAMVDGWEAFNISSDKVSGIGNWSHDDLMQYLRTGALPGKATTGGGMADVISHSLRFLTPEDMSALATYIKSVPAQQTSSRNRSAAGQDAQSNITQDVRGMPIDDAAPSGAMLYNGNCASCHGTAGQGIGENRYYPSLSQNSVVGSDKPNNLVQVILHGIDRENGAGDHIVMPGFGDNLTDAQIATLTNYVRNQYGNGGDNVDAAAVKTLRDNNVTVIPGYLLIAGGGVGALIVIALVVYFRRRGKLRQIS, translated from the coding sequence ATGATGCGCTTATCACTCAGAGCATCGTTACTGATGGCTCCCCTGGCTGGCCTGTTTTTCTGTTCTGCAAGTTTTGCCGCTGGCGCGCCGCAGGATTTAATCCGGCAGGGCGAATATCTCAGCAAAGCGTCTGACTGTGAGGTATGCCATACCGCACCCGGTGGGACGACGTTTGCCGGTGGGTTAGCGTTCAAAACCCCGTTTGGCGTGATTTACTCTTCGAATATCACCCCGGACAAAAGCACCGGTATTGGTCGCTGGACGGAACAACAGTTCAGCAATGTACTGAAACACGGGATCCGCGCCGACGGGAAAAATCTCTATCCGGCCATGCCTTACACGTCATACTCGAAGCTGACTGACGCTGATATTCATGCGATGTATGCGTATTTTATGGCGATCCAGGGGGTTAACCATAATCCGCCGGAAAACGAAATGGGCTTCCCGTATAACCAGCGTCTGGCGCTCAAGGGGTGGAATTTAATCAATTTCCACTACAAACCTTTTGAAGACGATCCGCAGCAATCTGCCGAATGGAACCGCGGGAAATACGTCGCTACGGCGCTTGGACATTGTGAGGAGTGCCATACACCACGTAACCTCGCAATGGGACTGAGTAACAAAGCCTACGCCGGGGCGATGGTCGATGGCTGGGAGGCGTTTAACATCTCATCAGATAAAGTGTCGGGCATTGGCAACTGGAGCCATGACGATCTGATGCAATATCTACGTACCGGGGCACTGCCCGGCAAGGCTACCACCGGCGGCGGTATGGCTGATGTTATCTCGCACAGCTTGCGTTTCCTGACCCCGGAAGATATGAGCGCGCTGGCGACCTATATCAAAAGTGTGCCGGCACAGCAGACATCCTCCCGCAACCGCTCGGCTGCCGGTCAGGATGCGCAAAGCAATATCACACAGGATGTGCGTGGTATGCCGATTGATGATGCTGCGCCTTCTGGTGCAATGTTATATAACGGTAACTGTGCGAGCTGCCACGGTACTGCCGGGCAGGGTATTGGCGAAAATAGATACTACCCCTCATTGTCGCAAAACAGTGTTGTTGGTTCCGATAAGCCGAACAATCTGGTGCAGGTGATACTGCATGGGATAGACCGTGAGAATGGGGCAGGGGATCACATTGTCATGCCGGGATTCGGTGACAATCTGACCGATGCACAGATCGCCACGTTAACCAACTATGTGCGCAATCAATACGGCAACGGCGGAGATAATGTTGACGCTGCTGCGGTGAAAACCTTGCGTGACAATAATGTCACCGTTATCCCGGGTTATTTGCTGATCGCGGGTGGCGGAGTGGGCGCACTGATCGTTATTGCCCTTGTTGTTTATTTCCGTCGCAGAGGAAAACTGCGCCAGATAAGTTAA
- a CDS encoding LysR family transcriptional regulator: MKQDLQALDFNLLKALNALLEQRSVTRAAEQLSLSQPAVSLMLTRLREYFGDPLFVRGQRGMIPTNRAMELALPVSQILSNIALLSQPAEFDTDTAKMDITVAATDYALKAVVLPFMSVLKKRAPGIRLAVIPVDAERMSGQFERGDIDIALVRHDATPEELHFRTLYQERYVCMMRADHPVATKNALTLDDFCEPEHVIVSSTGQFQDDIDQRLAEKGYHRRIGMAVNSYVVLPEVLRTTDMIAVVPYRLTCAYDFLARFELPLDVPGFNLTMAWHERSHRDVAHQWIRALLFEVGQRPNILSLTSEPHLVSGV; the protein is encoded by the coding sequence ATGAAACAGGATTTGCAGGCGTTAGATTTTAATCTTCTCAAAGCCCTGAACGCGCTGCTGGAACAGCGCAGTGTGACACGGGCGGCAGAACAGTTATCGCTTTCGCAGCCTGCTGTGAGCCTGATGCTGACAAGGTTACGTGAATACTTCGGCGACCCGCTTTTTGTCAGGGGGCAACGGGGAATGATCCCCACCAACAGAGCGATGGAACTCGCTTTGCCTGTCAGTCAGATTCTGTCGAATATCGCGCTTTTATCGCAGCCCGCAGAGTTCGATACCGACACCGCGAAAATGGATATCACCGTGGCAGCAACAGATTACGCGTTGAAAGCCGTGGTTTTACCCTTTATGTCAGTATTGAAAAAGCGCGCACCAGGCATTCGCCTGGCTGTCATTCCGGTTGATGCAGAACGAATGTCCGGTCAGTTTGAGCGGGGTGATATCGACATTGCGCTCGTCAGACATGATGCAACCCCAGAGGAGCTACATTTCAGAACATTATATCAGGAACGCTATGTCTGCATGATGCGAGCGGATCATCCGGTCGCCACCAAAAACGCGCTGACACTGGATGATTTCTGCGAACCTGAACATGTCATCGTGTCTTCGACCGGGCAATTCCAGGATGACATTGATCAACGGTTGGCTGAAAAAGGATACCACCGCCGGATCGGTATGGCGGTAAACAGCTATGTCGTGCTACCCGAGGTGTTACGCACGACGGATATGATTGCTGTTGTCCCTTACCGCCTGACCTGTGCTTATGACTTTCTTGCCCGGTTTGAGTTACCGTTAGACGTGCCGGGGTTCAATCTTACGATGGCCTGGCATGAACGTTCTCACCGCGATGTGGCCCATCAGTGGATTCGCGCCTTATTGTTTGAGGTTGGCCAAAGGCCGAATATCTTATCCCTGACGTCTGAACCCCACCTGGTTTCTGGCGTGTAG
- a CDS encoding alkene reductase translates to MTSLFDGYQLAGNTLKNRAVMAPMTRARAPGNIPTEATARYYAQRTDAGLIVTEGTPISQEGNGFVDCPGIWNDEQIAGWQQVTQRVHDGGSLIFTQIWHVGRISHTSLQKNGQPPVSSTAVQAAKSSAFGFNDAGEPDFVIASKPHALTTEEVKRVVKDFAHAAVNAVKAGFDGVEIHGANGYLVEQFLNGAVNDRQDRYGSDTLENRLRFALEVVDACIAKIGADRVGIRLSPFGRLHELGDFAEEEETFLALAHELSHRNIAYIHIMDQASRGAPAMPDGFLEKFRQAYNGTLILAGGMDLNKANEMINNNIIDLAAFGAKYISNPDLVERYRHGWPVSEPDHKYYYGGAEQGYTDYPTFSGATTIKL, encoded by the coding sequence ATGACAAGTCTTTTTGATGGCTACCAGTTAGCGGGGAATACCCTTAAAAACCGGGCGGTCATGGCTCCCATGACCCGCGCTCGTGCGCCGGGCAATATACCGACCGAAGCGACAGCACGTTACTATGCACAACGCACCGATGCTGGATTGATTGTGACGGAAGGAACGCCGATCTCCCAGGAGGGCAATGGCTTTGTCGATTGTCCCGGTATCTGGAACGATGAGCAAATTGCCGGCTGGCAACAGGTTACGCAGCGTGTTCATGACGGTGGCAGCCTGATTTTTACGCAAATCTGGCACGTCGGTCGCATCAGTCATACTTCTCTTCAGAAGAATGGTCAGCCCCCTGTCAGCTCCACGGCGGTCCAGGCGGCGAAGAGTTCAGCCTTTGGATTTAATGATGCCGGAGAGCCGGATTTTGTTATTGCCAGCAAACCCCATGCACTCACCACGGAAGAAGTGAAACGGGTGGTTAAAGATTTCGCCCACGCCGCTGTCAACGCAGTAAAAGCTGGATTTGATGGTGTCGAAATTCACGGTGCAAATGGTTATTTGGTTGAGCAGTTTCTGAATGGTGCGGTGAATGATCGCCAGGATCGTTATGGTTCTGACACGCTGGAGAACCGCCTGCGATTTGCGCTTGAAGTTGTTGACGCCTGTATAGCCAAAATCGGTGCTGACCGCGTGGGTATCCGGCTATCACCCTTTGGGCGTTTGCATGAGCTGGGGGATTTTGCCGAAGAAGAAGAAACGTTTTTGGCACTGGCGCATGAACTCAGTCATCGCAATATCGCCTATATCCATATTATGGATCAAGCCAGCCGTGGCGCACCTGCGATGCCCGATGGTTTTCTTGAAAAATTCCGTCAGGCTTATAATGGAACATTAATCCTTGCGGGGGGTATGGACCTGAATAAAGCCAACGAGATGATTAATAATAATATTATTGATCTGGCTGCATTCGGTGCGAAATATATCTCCAATCCCGATTTGGTTGAACGTTATCGTCATGGCTGGCCAGTGAGTGAACCCGACCATAAATATTATTATGGTGGAGCGGAGCAGGGATATACAGATTATCCCACCTTCAGTGGTGCAACGACTATTAAGCTGTAA
- a CDS encoding type 1 glutamine amidotransferase domain-containing protein codes for MSAIKPVLFVLTSHKDLGKGHDDSGFYLPELTHPLHVLDEAGIATEFASILGGEPPVYGIDLEDKINKHYWENPAFRENIRNTLTLDKADSSKYSAIMYVGGHGVMWDFPDSNAVKHITKEMYENGQIVAAVCHGPAALVNVKLSDGSYLVAGKNVAAFTDTEEQEVGMADTVPFLLESTLKQRGAHHHGVANWHEKVVVDGNLITGQNPQSATGVGKAILNALKGN; via the coding sequence ATGTCAGCTATTAAACCCGTATTATTTGTTTTGACCAGCCACAAAGATCTGGGAAAAGGCCACGACGATTCCGGATTCTATCTGCCTGAATTAACCCACCCGCTTCATGTGCTTGATGAGGCCGGGATCGCCACCGAGTTTGCTTCAATCCTGGGGGGAGAACCGCCGGTTTATGGCATCGACCTCGAAGACAAAATCAATAAACATTACTGGGAAAACCCGGCATTCCGGGAAAATATCCGCAACACTCTCACCCTGGATAAAGCGGACAGCAGCAAATATAGCGCCATCATGTACGTTGGCGGTCATGGTGTGATGTGGGACTTCCCGGATAGCAACGCGGTTAAACATATTACAAAAGAGATGTATGAGAATGGCCAGATCGTCGCCGCCGTTTGTCATGGCCCGGCTGCTCTGGTGAATGTGAAACTCAGCGATGGCTCGTACCTTGTAGCGGGTAAAAATGTAGCGGCCTTTACCGATACCGAAGAGCAGGAAGTCGGCATGGCGGATACGGTTCCTTTTCTGCTGGAATCTACTTTGAAACAGCGTGGTGCACATCATCACGGTGTGGCGAACTGGCACGAAAAAGTGGTGGTGGACGGAAACCTGATTACAGGCCAGAACCCGCAGTCGGCAACAGGTGTGGGTAAAGCCATTCTCAACGCCTTGAAGGGTAACTGA
- a CDS encoding type 1 glutamine amidotransferase domain-containing protein, producing the protein MVMMKKMLLAVALTTASSWASAAHVLVVLSDADQLELQGGKVHPTGFFLNELMQPVKLLLDAGDTLTFATPLGKAPTMDKVSVNAKDFGGDEKALETHLKLLDSLKLTDPVHSPVISLSRVEQIGYSHFDAVFVPGGHAPMQDLPGSPEMGKLLRAFHQAGKPTVLLCHGPVALISALPEAKSYLQRLEKHSGAKAQGWIYSGYRMTSFTNAEEDASAAVLEEGKMKFTPQTALTNAGAIFISAPQKWQSHVVEDRELITGQNPASALELGKRLVAKLSDVKDQKR; encoded by the coding sequence ATCGTTATGATGAAGAAAATGCTGCTGGCTGTGGCATTAACCACGGCCAGTTCCTGGGCTTCTGCTGCTCATGTCCTTGTCGTGCTTTCAGATGCAGATCAGCTTGAACTGCAAGGTGGAAAAGTTCATCCGACGGGATTCTTTCTTAATGAGCTGATGCAGCCGGTCAAACTGCTGCTTGACGCCGGGGATACTTTGACATTTGCAACGCCCTTAGGGAAAGCGCCAACTATGGACAAAGTCTCCGTCAATGCGAAAGATTTTGGCGGGGATGAAAAGGCACTGGAGACACACCTCAAGCTGCTCGACAGTCTTAAGCTGACCGATCCGGTGCACTCGCCTGTGATCAGCTTATCCCGGGTTGAGCAGATTGGTTATAGCCACTTTGATGCGGTATTTGTTCCTGGCGGTCATGCGCCAATGCAGGATCTGCCTGGCAGCCCGGAAATGGGTAAGCTGTTACGTGCTTTCCATCAGGCGGGTAAACCGACCGTGCTGCTCTGTCATGGACCTGTCGCACTGATTTCCGCATTACCTGAGGCGAAGAGTTACCTTCAGCGCCTGGAAAAGCATTCGGGGGCAAAAGCGCAAGGCTGGATTTATTCCGGATATCGGATGACGTCATTCACTAACGCGGAAGAAGATGCCAGTGCCGCGGTGCTTGAGGAGGGGAAAATGAAATTTACCCCGCAGACAGCACTGACCAATGCCGGGGCAATATTTATCTCTGCTCCGCAAAAATGGCAAAGTCATGTTGTGGAAGACAGGGAGCTGATTACGGGTCAAAACCCGGCATCTGCACTTGAACTGGGCAAGCGCCTGGTTGCAAAACTTTCTGATGTGAAAGATCAGAAACGGTAA
- a CDS encoding SMP-30/gluconolactonase/LRE family protein, whose protein sequence is MQLTESPQVILDCQNVLGESILWDDRTNQLWWTNIHAREVWCWAPGQQISPRIYAMQQRVGAIALCEGPGIALALEKGFGMMDTATGAVEWCADVESAVPDTRLNDGRVDPAGRFLCGGMHEGSPQLPHSALWRWEGNNQVSLCLPHVSCANSLCWSPDGKTLYFTDMPEGTINAYPYNPDTGEVGEPRLFADLAEQPGLADGSVVDEEGYLWNAQWGGARIVRYSPDGAIDRIVSLPIDNPTCLTFGGPQRDVLFITSAWWGLTEDQRQQQPFAGSVFAFRPGVRGQREHRFHR, encoded by the coding sequence ATGCAACTTACCGAGTCACCTCAAGTCATTCTTGACTGCCAAAACGTGTTGGGTGAAAGCATCCTCTGGGATGACCGAACCAACCAGCTTTGGTGGACGAATATTCATGCCCGTGAAGTGTGGTGCTGGGCACCCGGACAGCAAATATCTCCACGTATCTATGCTATGCAACAGCGGGTTGGGGCCATTGCGTTATGTGAAGGACCGGGGATTGCGCTGGCGCTGGAAAAAGGGTTTGGGATGATGGATACCGCTACTGGCGCGGTTGAATGGTGCGCGGATGTTGAGTCTGCCGTGCCTGACACCCGGCTCAATGATGGTCGGGTGGATCCCGCCGGACGTTTTCTCTGCGGCGGGATGCATGAAGGCTCACCACAGTTGCCGCATTCCGCGCTTTGGCGCTGGGAAGGCAACAACCAGGTCAGCCTGTGTTTGCCACATGTGTCATGTGCAAACTCACTTTGCTGGAGCCCGGATGGTAAAACCCTGTATTTCACCGATATGCCGGAGGGCACCATCAACGCCTATCCCTATAACCCGGACACCGGTGAAGTCGGTGAACCACGCCTGTTTGCCGACCTTGCCGAACAGCCTGGTCTGGCTGATGGATCAGTGGTGGATGAAGAAGGGTACTTGTGGAATGCGCAATGGGGTGGGGCGCGTATCGTGCGTTATTCGCCGGACGGTGCCATCGATCGCATTGTCTCTCTCCCGATCGACAACCCGACCTGCCTGACATTCGGTGGCCCCCAGCGGGATGTGTTGTTTATTACTTCCGCCTGGTGGGGGCTAACCGAGGATCAGCGCCAGCAGCAGCCCTTCGCTGGCAGTGTCTTTGCTTTCAGGCCTGGCGTCCGGGGGCAGCGAGAACACCGGTTTCATCGTTAA
- a CDS encoding mandelate racemase/muconate lactonizing enzyme family protein: MKITSVTSHLLRVPLGDKTFYSSQAAFPERNSYLVRIETDTGLVGWGEGGQYGPAQPVAAVVDHVFTPRILGRDPCEPVRIWEELYAFSRDFGQRGTYIEALSAIDIALWDIAGQAAGLPVWKLLGGRFRDKITAYATGCYYPESFHDLPSILTSLQAEAAGYANAGFGLLKVKIGLLSLEDDIARLRTIREAVGPHIGLLVDANHAYNAATAVRMGRMMQELGVLFFEEPVVPEDRDGYRKVRAENPIAVAGGECEFTRYGFRDFIAGGCVDIVQPDLAVCGGFTAFTQILALANSWGVATVPHVWGSGIAVAAALQAVAIIPPFPFTANGLPLLNQPVIEFDRKHNPLRDDLLHQRFELVDGCLAVPDAPGLGVTVRNDILSQFSY; the protein is encoded by the coding sequence ATGAAAATAACATCAGTGACGTCTCATCTTTTGCGTGTGCCGCTGGGCGATAAAACGTTCTATTCATCGCAGGCGGCCTTTCCGGAAAGAAACAGCTATCTGGTGCGGATCGAAACCGATACCGGGTTAGTCGGCTGGGGAGAAGGGGGACAATATGGGCCAGCGCAACCGGTCGCCGCAGTGGTTGACCACGTTTTCACCCCACGGATCCTCGGGCGCGATCCCTGCGAGCCGGTACGTATCTGGGAGGAGCTGTACGCCTTTTCACGGGATTTCGGTCAGCGAGGCACCTATATAGAAGCGCTTTCTGCCATTGATATCGCGCTGTGGGATATCGCCGGGCAGGCGGCAGGGTTGCCGGTGTGGAAATTACTGGGTGGGCGCTTTCGCGACAAAATCACCGCCTACGCCACCGGGTGTTATTACCCGGAAAGTTTCCATGATTTGCCCTCAATTTTAACCTCCTTGCAGGCTGAGGCCGCAGGCTATGCCAATGCCGGATTCGGTTTGCTAAAGGTCAAGATTGGGTTGCTATCGCTGGAAGATGACATTGCCCGGCTGCGTACCATCAGAGAAGCGGTTGGCCCGCATATTGGTTTGCTTGTGGATGCTAATCACGCCTACAACGCGGCGACCGCCGTGCGTATGGGACGGATGATGCAGGAACTGGGGGTCTTGTTTTTTGAAGAACCCGTGGTGCCCGAGGATCGCGACGGTTACCGCAAGGTACGCGCTGAAAACCCGATTGCGGTAGCAGGTGGAGAGTGTGAATTCACCCGTTATGGCTTCCGTGATTTTATCGCGGGTGGTTGTGTGGACATTGTTCAACCCGATCTGGCCGTCTGCGGCGGCTTCACCGCCTTCACGCAAATCCTGGCGCTGGCTAACAGTTGGGGCGTAGCCACCGTGCCGCATGTGTGGGGTTCAGGTATCGCCGTCGCTGCCGCGTTGCAGGCTGTCGCAATTATTCCGCCTTTCCCGTTTACCGCGAATGGACTCCCTCTACTAAATCAGCCTGTGATTGAGTTCGATCGTAAACATAACCCGTTGCGTGATGACCTGCTTCACCAGCGTTTTGAGCTGGTTGATGGTTGTCTGGCCGTGCCTGATGCGCCAGGACTGGGCGTCACGGTGCGCAACGACATTCTTAGCCAGTTTTCATATTGA